DNA from Candidatus Fusobacterium pullicola:
AGCCTTACAAAAAGATCCATTACTACCTTTAAAAAAGAATAGTGGAGTACTTATTTCTGATTTTCCTAAAGGTGGAGATAAGAGAAGATTTATAAGAGGAAGATATAGTAATGGTAAAGTTGAAATTCCAAATGGATTACATAGTTCTTACGCTCTTGGAAGTATGAGAGGATGTAATGTCCTTATTGATATTCCTGCTGGAAGTGAGGGTATAAAAAGTGGTGAGGAGATAGTAATATGGGAACTATAAAACCTTTTATTTTACAAATTTGTGGATATAAAAATACTGGTAAAACTACATTAGTAAATAAACTTGTAAAATTTTTTAGTAAATATGATCTTAAAGTTGGAACTATTAAACATGATGGACATGATTTTGAAACCATTAATTATTTAGAAGACAATTTTCAACATTTTAATAGTAGTGCTCAAAAAAGTATTGTTTTTTCTAGAAATAAATGGCTTTTAATTGAAAAAAAAGAAAATACTCTCGAAGCTATGATGGATTTAATGAAAGATATGGATATTATAATTGTTGAAGGATGTAAGAATAGTTCTCTTCCTAAAATAGAACTTCTTAGAAAGGGAGTTTCGGAATATCCTGTTTCAAATCCTAAAAATAGAATAGGAGTGTATAGCGATTTTGATTATTCACAAGAAAGATGCTTTAAAAAAGATAATGATGAAATATTTCATTTTTTACTAAAATTAATTGGCAAAAGGGAAAAAAATAAAAAAGGGCTACTACACACATAGTACCCTTTTTTATTGTTGTATTTTAAATAAAAAGATTAGTATTTGCTCCTTCTGTTGCTCCTAAATATTGTCCTACTCCACCATAGTTTATTCCATCTATTAATTCTTCTTGAGTTATTCCCATAACGTCCATAGACATAGTACAGGCAGTTATTTCAACACCACTTTCAATGGCTTTTTTCATTAACTCTTCTAAAGACATTATATTTTTTTGTTTCATTACCCATCTTATCAATTTTGCTCCTATTCCAAAAAAATTCATTTTAGAAATTGGAAGTTGATTACTATTTTATTGTAACTCCGTCTTTTGTTTCTATTATTTTATTATCATTGTTTTTAGTCACACCTGATTTTTTTAAAGTTGCAAAAATATATCCATTCTTTTTCTCAAGTGATAATAAACTATTTTTAGTTGTTTTACACCAACTTTGAATATCATTATAAAAACCTGGATCTGATACTTTTACCTTTAATATCTCTTCTTCTTTCAAATTATCTATTCTTTCTTTTATTTTTACTAGTGGCCCCGGACAAGAAAGTCCTGATAAATCTAAGTATTCTCCTTCAATTATACTAGCACTCTCTATTTTATTTTGATTATTACTTTTATCTATAAAGTGAATATCTTTAATTTTGGATTTTATTCCTCCAGCAATATTTTTTACTCTATACCCATTTTGTAATAAGAATCTACTTGCAATATATCCCCTCAATCCAACAGCACAGTATATTAAAATTTCCTTATCCTTAGGTAATTCTATAAATCTTTTTCTTAGCTCACTCAAAGGAATATTTATACTATTGTCTATTTTTCCAGTTGCTACTTCAACCTCTTCTCTAACATCTAAGATAATCTGTTTATTTTTATCATAATTTTTTAAGTCTTCCATTACTATTTGCTCAACTAATCCCTCTTCAAGATTTAATCCTACAAATCCTGCCATGTTAATAGGAGATTTAGCTGAGGAAAATGGCGGAGCATAAGCTAATTCTAACTCTGCTAAATCCTCAAGTTTTCCACCAAATTTTATAGTTGTTGCTATGACATCAATAAATTTATCTACTCCCTTTATACCAATAACTTGAGCTCCAAGAATTTTTCCACTACCTTTTTCATAAATTAACTTTATACTTATTGGTGTAGCTCCAGGATAATATGATGCATGATCATTAGGATGCAAATAAATTCTTTCATATGAAATATTTAATCTTTTTACTGCCCGTTCATTTAATCCAGTAGATGCTCCTGTTAGTCCAAATACTTTTATTATTGCAGTACCTAAACTACCTTTATATTTCTCATTTCTATTTTCTATATTTCCTGCTACTATTCTTCCTTGTCTATTAGCAGGTCCAGCTAACGGAATAGCACTGCTCTCATTAGTTATATAATTTTTTACTAATATAGCATCTCCCACCGCATATATTCCAGGAATATTAGTCTCTAACTCATCATTTACTAAAATGTGTCCCTTTTCTCCCAATAATACTCCTGAATTGGATAAGAATTTTGTATCTGGAATTACTCCTATAGCCAATATAACTATATCAGTCTCTACTACTTTATTGCTCTCTAGTATAATCTCTATTCCTCTATTTTTTTCTCTAAATTCAATAACCTTCTCTCCAGTCATTAAATTTATTCCATTGTTAACTATCTCATACTCTAAAATATTTACCATCTCTCCATCAAATGGAGCTAATATATTTGGTGCTGCCTCTATAAGTGTCGTTGTTATTCCTAAATGAGAGATATTTTCTGCTGTTTCTACTCCTACATATCCCCCTCCTACTACCACTGCTCTTTTTATATTCTTCGATCCTAATTTTTCTTTTATTTTGTCCATATCATTCATATTTCTTAATGTTAAAATTTTACTATTTTCTATTCCCTTTATATTAGGTACCAATGGTTTTGCTCCAGGAGCAAGTATTAAAAAATCAAACTTTTCATCCATCTCTCTACCATCATCCATCTTTACTTTAATTTTTTTTTCAGATGAATTAACTTCTATAACTTCACTATTTACTCTTACATCAATATTAAATCTTGCTTTTAGACTTTCTGGAGTCTGTAAAAGTAAACTCTCTCTATTTTGAATAACTTCACCTATATGATAAGGTAATCCACAATTTGCAAAAGAAACATAGCTTCCTTTTTCAAATATTATTATTTCTAAATCTTCACTCAATCTTCTTAATCTTGCAGCTGCTGAAGCTCCTCCAGCTACTCCTCCAACTATTACTACTCTTTTCATTGTATCACTCCTCCCCTTCTGTTGTAATATAATTATAAACCTTTTTCTTCATTTTTGTAAAGTACAGACATTTTTGTCTGTACTTTACTTTTTAAACTAAAAAATGTAAAATATATCCAATAAGGAGGAGGATTTATGAATAAAAATAAACAATATAATTGCTATACTGTATCTAAATTTATTTATATTTCTTTAAAAAAATATGATATACTATATATTATAAACTATTTTAAGGAGAAAAGAATGAAAAAAAAAGTACTATTAGGAAGTCTACTATTAAGTCTTTCATTATTTGCTAAGGATATCTATAATGAGATTCTAAAAGAAATGAATATGTATGAATTATCTAATACATATTCAAAGGAAAAAATAGAAAAAAGTTTAAAAGGGTATAAAAATCTAAAAAGAGAAAGTTTAGAAGAACTTTCACAAAAAGCTGTTTTAGTTGATATAGGAGCTTTAAATGTTGCTGATCTAAATACACCAATAAATATAGAAGATAAATTAAATTTATATGTTGCTGACTTTAAAGATATGAGTGAAAATTCTTTAGGAGATATCTCTGATAAAGGAATTATTGAGAGAATAAATAAAAAATATTCAACATTTAAACCTATAGAAAAGAACTTTTTAATTGATACTTTAAACATAGCTTTATCTAAAGGACTTACAACAGGATACAATGTAAAAATAAGAGATACTTATGCAAACTTTAATCCAGAACTTACTCTAACTTATGGTC
Protein-coding regions in this window:
- the mobB gene encoding molybdopterin-guanine dinucleotide biosynthesis protein B, whose protein sequence is MGTIKPFILQICGYKNTGKTTLVNKLVKFFSKYDLKVGTIKHDGHDFETINYLEDNFQHFNSSAQKSIVFSRNKWLLIEKKENTLEAMMDLMKDMDIIIVEGCKNSSLPKIELLRKGVSEYPVSNPKNRIGVYSDFDYSQERCFKKDNDEIFHFLLKLIGKREKNKKGLLHT